From a single Phalacrocorax aristotelis chromosome 1, bGulAri2.1, whole genome shotgun sequence genomic region:
- the SERTM1 gene encoding serine-rich and transmembrane domain-containing protein 1, which translates to MSELDSSSGFVGNTENGTFLELYPTSLSTSVDSSPGRLSNVYVYVSIFLSLLAFLLLLLIIALQRLKNIISSSSSYPEYNSDAGSSFTNLEVCSISSQRSALSNLSS; encoded by the coding sequence ATGTCAGAACTCGACTCTTCATCTGGATTTGTAGGAAACACGGAAAATGGGACTTTTCTGGAGCTGTATCCCACATCCCTTTCAACTTCAGTGGATTCATCGCCTGGCCGTTTATCCAATGTCTATGTCTATGTTTCTATATTCCTTAGTCTCTtagcttttctccttttgctatTGATCATTGCACTTCAGAGGctgaaaaacataatttcttccAGTTCCTCCTACCCTGAATATAATAGTGATGCGGGAAGTTCTTTCACTAATTTAGAGGTTTGTAGTATTTCTTCCCAGCGTTCTGCTCTCTCAAACCTTTCTTCATGA